In Streptomyces violaceusniger Tu 4113, one DNA window encodes the following:
- a CDS encoding M4 family metallopeptidase — translation MRPIASSPRKKTVRVAALVASAAMVVIGVQSGQASAQPERSREAGATALPLTATEHATAIKAAQADASAQAESLGLGAKEKLLVRDVIKDADGTVHTRYERTYAGLPVLGGDLVVHEKTSGARSVNKATGARIAVKSTDAAVTPSAASGTALKAAPKATTGEKAKSPRKVVWGTTGKPVLAWETVVTGTQADGTPSELHVVTDATTGAKLSQWEGVETGSGTSKYSGTVPLGTTKSGSTYSLTDGARGNHKTYDLNQGSSGTGTLFTDADDVWGGGRQTAGVDAHYGAAETWDFYKEFLGRNGIKNNGVGSYSRVHYGNSYVNAFWQDSCFCMTYGDGSGNANALTSMDVAGHEMSHGVTAATANLNYSGEPGGLNEATSDIMATAVEFYAANSADVGDYLIGEKININGNGTPLRYQDKPSKDGASKDYWSSTLGNIDVHYSSGPANHFFYLLSEGSGAKVINGVSYNSPTYDGSTVTGIGRDKAIKIWYRALTTYWTSTTKYAGARTGTLSAASDLYGASSTEYKAVAAAWTAINVK, via the coding sequence GTGAGACCCATCGCTTCCTCCCCCCGTAAGAAGACCGTCCGCGTGGCGGCGCTCGTCGCCTCCGCCGCCATGGTCGTCATCGGTGTGCAGTCCGGCCAGGCCAGCGCCCAGCCGGAGCGCTCCCGCGAGGCGGGCGCCACGGCGCTTCCGCTCACCGCCACCGAGCACGCCACCGCGATCAAGGCGGCCCAGGCCGACGCCTCCGCGCAGGCCGAGTCCCTCGGACTCGGGGCCAAGGAGAAGCTCCTCGTCCGCGACGTCATCAAGGACGCGGACGGAACCGTTCACACCCGCTACGAGCGCACCTACGCGGGGCTGCCGGTCCTCGGTGGCGACCTGGTCGTCCACGAGAAGACCAGCGGCGCGCGCTCCGTCAACAAGGCCACCGGCGCGCGGATAGCCGTCAAGAGCACCGACGCCGCCGTGACCCCCTCGGCCGCCTCCGGCACCGCGCTGAAGGCCGCGCCGAAGGCGACCACCGGCGAGAAGGCCAAGTCGCCACGGAAGGTGGTCTGGGGGACCACCGGCAAGCCCGTCCTGGCCTGGGAGACCGTCGTCACCGGGACGCAGGCCGACGGCACCCCGAGCGAGCTGCACGTCGTCACCGACGCCACCACGGGCGCGAAGCTGTCCCAGTGGGAGGGCGTCGAGACCGGCAGCGGCACCAGCAAGTACAGCGGCACGGTGCCCCTGGGCACCACCAAGAGCGGCTCCACGTACAGCCTCACGGACGGAGCCCGTGGCAACCACAAGACCTATGACCTGAACCAGGGCAGCTCGGGAACCGGCACCCTGTTCACCGACGCGGACGACGTATGGGGCGGCGGCCGCCAGACCGCCGGCGTCGACGCGCACTACGGCGCGGCCGAGACCTGGGACTTCTACAAGGAGTTCCTGGGCCGCAACGGCATCAAGAACAACGGCGTGGGCTCGTACTCCCGCGTCCACTACGGCAACAGCTACGTGAACGCCTTCTGGCAGGACTCCTGCTTCTGCATGACCTACGGCGACGGCTCGGGCAACGCCAACGCGCTGACCTCGATGGACGTGGCCGGCCACGAGATGAGCCACGGCGTGACCGCGGCCACCGCCAACCTCAACTACAGCGGTGAGCCCGGCGGTCTCAACGAGGCGACCTCCGACATCATGGCCACCGCGGTGGAGTTCTACGCGGCCAACTCCGCGGACGTCGGTGACTACCTCATCGGCGAGAAGATCAACATCAATGGGAACGGCACCCCGCTGCGCTACCAGGACAAGCCCAGCAAGGACGGGGCGTCCAAGGACTACTGGTCCTCGACGCTCGGCAACATCGACGTCCACTACTCCTCCGGTCCCGCCAACCACTTCTTCTACCTGCTGTCCGAGGGCAGCGGCGCGAAGGTCATCAACGGCGTGAGCTACAACAGCCCGACCTACGACGGCTCGACCGTCACCGGGATCGGCCGGGACAAGGCCATCAAGATCTGGTACCGGGCCCTGACCACGTACTGGACCTCGACGACCAAGTACGCGGGCGCCCGCACCGGCACCCTCAGTGCCGCGTCCGACCTCTACGGGGCCAGCTCCACCGAGTACAAGGCGGTCGCCGCCGCCTGGACCGCGATCAACGTGAAGTAA
- a CDS encoding S-(hydroxymethyl)mycothiol dehydrogenase → MTQQVRGVVAPGKGEKVRIETIVVPDAGPGEAVVKVQACGVCHTDLHYREGGINDEFPFLLGHEAAGIVESVGEGVTEVAPGDFVILNWRAVCHECRACRRGRPWYCFNTHNAKQPMTLTDGTALTPALGIGAFAEKTLVAAGQCTKVDPSASPAAAGLLGCGVMAGIGAALNTGNVQRGDSVAVIGCGGVGAASVAGARLAGAAKIIAVDLDERKLEWARSLGATHTVDAGSDDVVEAIRELTDGNGADVVIEAVGRPETYQQAFYARDLAGTVVLVGVPTPEMKLELPLLDVFGRGGALKSSWYGDCLPSRDFPMLIDLYQQGRLDLDAFVSETIGLEDIEEAFAKMHRGEVLRSVVMF, encoded by the coding sequence ATGACTCAACAGGTACGCGGCGTGGTAGCCCCCGGCAAGGGCGAGAAGGTCAGGATCGAGACGATCGTGGTGCCGGACGCCGGCCCCGGCGAGGCGGTGGTGAAGGTCCAGGCGTGCGGCGTCTGCCACACCGATCTGCACTACCGGGAGGGCGGGATCAACGATGAGTTCCCCTTCCTGCTCGGCCATGAGGCGGCGGGCATCGTGGAGTCCGTGGGCGAGGGCGTCACGGAGGTGGCCCCCGGCGACTTCGTGATCCTCAACTGGCGGGCCGTCTGCCACGAGTGCCGGGCCTGCCGCCGCGGCCGCCCCTGGTACTGCTTCAACACCCACAACGCGAAGCAGCCCATGACGCTGACCGACGGCACCGCGCTGACCCCGGCGCTCGGCATCGGCGCGTTCGCCGAGAAGACGCTGGTGGCCGCCGGGCAGTGCACCAAGGTCGACCCCTCGGCCTCGCCCGCCGCGGCCGGGCTGCTCGGCTGCGGCGTGATGGCCGGCATCGGCGCCGCGCTCAACACCGGCAACGTCCAGCGCGGTGACTCCGTCGCCGTGATCGGCTGCGGCGGTGTCGGCGCCGCCTCGGTCGCCGGGGCGCGGCTGGCCGGGGCCGCGAAGATCATCGCGGTGGATCTGGACGAACGGAAGCTGGAGTGGGCCCGTTCGCTGGGCGCCACCCACACCGTCGACGCGGGCAGCGACGATGTCGTCGAGGCCATCCGGGAGCTGACCGACGGCAACGGCGCCGACGTCGTCATCGAGGCGGTGGGCCGCCCCGAGACGTACCAGCAGGCGTTCTACGCCCGCGACCTGGCCGGCACGGTCGTCCTGGTCGGCGTCCCCACCCCCGAGATGAAGCTGGAGCTGCCGCTCCTGGACGTCTTCGGGCGCGGCGGGGCGCTCAAGTCCTCCTGGTACGGGGACTGTCTGCCGTCCCGCGACTTCCCCATGCTGATCGACCTCTACCAGCAGGGCCGCCTCGACCTGGACGCGTTCGTCAGCGAGACGATCGGGCTCGAGGACATCGAGGAGGCGTTCGCCAAGATGCACCGCGGCGAGGTGCTCCGCTCGGTGGTGATGTTCTGA
- a CDS encoding MBL fold metallo-hydrolase produces the protein MTPPPVRVDHLVTSGTFSLDGGTWEVDNNVWLIGDDHEVYVIDAAHDADAIADAIGDRRLLGIICTHGHDDHIDAAPALADRTGAPILLHPEDEVLWRMRHPDRAPDQPLADGDVLTVAGTELRVLHTPGHSPGAVCLHAPALTTVFSGDTLFQGGPGATGRSYSSFPTIIESIRERLLTLPPETLVRTGHGDSTAIGDEAPHLDEWIARGH, from the coding sequence ATGACCCCTCCGCCCGTACGCGTCGACCACCTCGTCACCTCCGGCACCTTCTCGCTGGACGGCGGCACCTGGGAGGTGGACAACAATGTGTGGCTGATCGGCGACGACCACGAGGTGTACGTGATCGACGCCGCGCATGACGCCGACGCCATCGCGGACGCCATCGGCGACCGCCGACTGCTCGGCATCATCTGCACCCACGGCCACGACGACCACATCGACGCGGCCCCGGCCCTCGCCGACCGCACCGGCGCGCCGATCCTGCTGCACCCCGAGGACGAGGTGCTGTGGCGGATGCGCCACCCGGACCGCGCCCCGGACCAGCCGCTGGCCGACGGCGACGTCCTCACCGTCGCGGGGACCGAGCTGCGGGTGCTGCACACCCCCGGCCACTCCCCCGGTGCGGTCTGTCTGCACGCCCCGGCGCTGACCACGGTCTTCTCCGGGGACACCCTCTTCCAGGGCGGCCCCGGCGCGACCGGGCGCTCCTACTCGTCCTTCCCGACGATCATCGAGTCGATCCGGGAGCGGCTGCTGACGCTGCCCCCGGAGACGCTGGTCCGCACCGGCCACGGCGACTCCACGGCCATCGGGGACGAGGCCCCGCACCTCGACGAGTGGATCGCGCGGGGGCACTGA
- a CDS encoding flavin reductase family protein codes for MTITSEEFTRTMARVPAPVTVATTVDASGRRWGFTGSSFSSLSLAPPLVLICLGKTASTHEAFTTAGSFMINILAEGQADIARRFAASGVDRFAAGDTLPMELGLPGIPEAVARVACALHRVVDGGDHSVLIGRVVAAHVGEDAPLVYYDRSFQRPVSVAETAPGAAVW; via the coding sequence ATGACCATCACCTCTGAGGAGTTCACCCGGACCATGGCCCGGGTGCCCGCCCCCGTGACGGTGGCCACGACGGTCGACGCGTCCGGGCGCAGATGGGGGTTCACGGGCAGCTCGTTCAGCTCGCTGTCCCTGGCCCCGCCACTGGTGCTGATCTGCCTGGGCAAGACCGCGAGCACCCACGAGGCGTTCACCACCGCCGGAAGTTTCATGATCAACATCCTGGCGGAGGGACAGGCCGACATCGCGAGGCGCTTCGCCGCCTCCGGTGTGGACCGGTTCGCGGCGGGGGACACCCTGCCGATGGAGCTGGGGCTGCCGGGCATACCGGAGGCGGTCGCCCGGGTCGCCTGCGCACTGCACCGTGTGGTGGACGGCGGCGACCACTCCGTCCTCATCGGCCGGGTCGTGGCGGCCCACGTCGGCGAGGACGCCCCGCTGGTCTACTACGACCGGTCCTTCCAGCGCCCGGTGTCGGTGGCCGAAACGGCCCCCGGGGCCGCGGTCTGGTGA